From a region of the Cognatiyoonia koreensis genome:
- a CDS encoding tetratricopeptide repeat protein gives MFASSAQADMERARDLMEAQQFSQARAELEIYARSGNAEAEELIGVMYALGLGVAQDDVRAFEWYLRASMKGHAGAQSGLGWYYEVGRGVAPDLVRAYLWYALSAIGGDVDAPDSLESLTPKLTAEEKALAETLVDDYRVWMYPFR, from the coding sequence ATGTTCGCGTCTTCGGCGCAGGCCGATATGGAACGCGCGCGCGATCTGATGGAAGCGCAGCAATTCAGCCAGGCGCGCGCCGAATTGGAGATCTATGCGCGATCCGGCAATGCCGAGGCCGAGGAGTTGATCGGTGTCATGTACGCGCTTGGACTTGGGGTGGCGCAAGACGACGTGCGGGCCTTTGAGTGGTATCTGCGGGCATCGATGAAAGGGCATGCAGGGGCACAATCCGGGCTTGGGTGGTACTACGAAGTCGGCCGCGGTGTGGCCCCCGACCTTGTGCGAGCGTATCTTTGGTATGCGCTCTCAGCAATAGGCGGCGACGTTGATGCCCCGGACTCGCTTGAAAGCCTGACGCCGAAGCTGACAGCAGAAGAAAAGGCGCTGGCAGAAACGCTGGTCGATGACTACCGTGTGTGGATGTATCCGTTTCGGTGA
- a CDS encoding cytochrome-c peroxidase, producing the protein MALGAAPATAQITQDDYIPADPAQARIGQLLFYDKVLSGNRNISCGTCHHHDHAGTDGLSLGIGEGGVGVGPERTPGTGADRIVKRIPRNAPSLWNLGHKDVRVLFHDGRLTRGDQYDNGFNSPAEEWLPPGLDNLTAAQALFPLTAQFEMAGNPRENEIAGAIHDRPDTAWPIIAKRVRTIPAYGDMFVQAFDHIEEPADVTIADIGNALGAFINSEWRSYDSPYDAWLQGVPLPDAAERGRKLFFEQARCAACHAGPLFTDQQFHALGLPAFGPGRTRTWDPMPRDVGRMGKSNDIADAYRFRTPSLRNVALTAPYGHNGAYPTLDAMIRHHLDPAGARAAWTIEMANLPDVPWLAAADVAIRSDRLEMDRQAAQIDIRPMQLSDAEVADLVAFLEALTGETALTRPLGRPDTVPSGLPVD; encoded by the coding sequence TTGGCGCTTGGGGCGGCCCCTGCGACGGCCCAGATCACGCAAGACGATTACATCCCCGCCGACCCCGCACAAGCCCGGATCGGCCAGCTTTTGTTCTATGATAAGGTGTTGTCAGGCAACCGGAATATCAGCTGTGGCACCTGCCATCATCACGATCATGCCGGGACAGATGGGCTGTCGCTTGGCATCGGCGAAGGCGGTGTTGGCGTCGGCCCTGAACGCACCCCCGGAACAGGCGCGGACCGCATCGTCAAACGCATCCCCCGCAACGCGCCAAGCCTTTGGAATCTTGGGCATAAAGACGTCCGCGTGCTGTTCCATGACGGGCGCCTGACCCGTGGCGATCAGTACGATAACGGCTTCAATTCTCCGGCAGAAGAATGGCTGCCGCCGGGTCTTGATAACCTCACAGCAGCGCAGGCCCTGTTTCCGCTGACCGCGCAATTCGAGATGGCTGGCAATCCGCGCGAGAATGAAATCGCCGGGGCCATCCACGACCGCCCCGATACCGCCTGGCCGATCATCGCCAAACGCGTCCGCACCATCCCCGCGTATGGCGACATGTTCGTTCAAGCCTTTGACCACATTGAAGAACCTGCCGACGTCACAATCGCAGACATCGGCAACGCGCTTGGCGCATTTATCAATAGCGAGTGGCGCAGCTATGACAGCCCCTATGACGCGTGGTTGCAGGGCGTCCCCCTGCCTGACGCCGCCGAACGGGGCCGTAAGTTGTTCTTTGAACAGGCCCGTTGTGCGGCCTGCCACGCGGGTCCGCTTTTCACAGATCAGCAGTTCCATGCGCTTGGCCTGCCCGCCTTTGGCCCCGGCCGCACGCGCACGTGGGACCCAATGCCGCGAGACGTGGGGAGGATGGGCAAATCCAATGACATCGCAGATGCTTACCGCTTTCGCACCCCCTCCTTGCGAAACGTCGCTCTGACCGCACCTTACGGCCATAACGGTGCCTATCCCACGCTTGACGCGATGATCCGTCACCACCTTGATCCCGCTGGCGCGCGGGCCGCGTGGACGATCGAGATGGCGAACCTGCCGGATGTCCCCTGGCTTGCAGCGGCAGATGTGGCGATCCGGTCGGACCGCCTTGAAATGGACCGGCAGGCTGCGCAGATCGACATACGGCCCATGCAGCTGTCGGACGCGGAAGTCGCTGATTTGGTGGCTTTTCTGGAAGCGCTCACAGGCGAAACCGCCCTGACCCGCCCGCTTGGCCGACCAGACACGGTGCCAAGCGGGCTGCCCGTGGACTAG